From Synechococcales cyanobacterium T60_A2020_003, the proteins below share one genomic window:
- a CDS encoding alpha/beta hydrolase: MSLSLQDTTMTLRDRPIHILSMAQRTDLPTLLFLHGASFSAQTWQELGTLTYAAEHGYRAIAVDLPSYGQSAKFPGTPLEFMVEFMAAMEIQRPVVVSPSMSGRYSLPLVTEAGDRLTGWIPVAPVKIPQYKAKLEGNPLPTLAIWGSNDRLVSPRLAEWLVQHMAKADRVILKDAGHACYLREPQLFHEHVIAFCDRLFA; encoded by the coding sequence CGCGATCGCCCCATCCATATCCTCAGCATGGCGCAACGAACCGACTTACCCACGCTGCTTTTCCTCCACGGGGCTAGCTTTTCGGCTCAAACCTGGCAGGAGTTGGGAACGCTGACCTATGCTGCCGAACACGGATATCGAGCGATCGCCGTTGATCTACCCAGCTATGGTCAATCGGCAAAATTTCCCGGTACGCCCTTGGAGTTTATGGTGGAATTCATGGCGGCAATGGAGATTCAGCGTCCGGTGGTGGTTTCGCCATCCATGAGCGGTCGCTATAGCCTGCCGTTGGTCACCGAAGCGGGCGATCGCCTCACGGGCTGGATTCCGGTTGCGCCTGTAAAAATTCCCCAATACAAAGCAAAGCTCGAAGGCAATCCACTGCCAACGCTGGCGATTTGGGGAAGCAACGATCGCCTCGTGTCCCCTCGGCTGGCTGAATGGCTGGTGCAGCACATGGCGAAGGCCGATCGCGTTATTCTAAAAGATGCGGGTCACGCCTGCTATTTACGCGAGCCGCAGTTGTTTCATGAGCATGTGATTGCATTTTGCGATCGCCTGTTTGCCTAA